The window tgtttatatgaaAGCTATTCTCAAAGATGATTTATTACTTCATTCTGTGTGTGCACGTCACATTGATAAATAAGTTTGATGTATAAAGTAACTATAAAAGTAACTACTAAATTAATTAGCcccaaaaatgtaacaaaGGGTTGGTTGTTCCAGCTTTTTGATAAactatcagataaatatatgtttgtctttatttatttaagaaaagaaatgaagatagacacatgcttacctggtaggtaagtttaccaagaagttggaataaCCAGCCCTAAGTAAAATTACAGTTATAGATCAAAATTGAGTTAAAGTTactgaaaaaaatctaattgtaagtttgCTTACAAGTAACAAGTAACAAGTTACTTCCAAACCTTGAGTTtcgttaaataattgattaatgtaTAACCACTGAATAACATTGTGTGATTATTGACGTAATTTGTGTAGTTtgttgattaatattattttttgttttctatcaGGAGGGTGTAGTCTCGCGTATAGCGATATCACCTGACGAGAAGACTGTAGTCTTAACAACAACGCGCGGCAGCATCTGTCTAGTCTCTTTGAAATCCACTCCGCAATTAATATCGGTATTAACGGATCAcatgtataaacaaattactTGTGTATGTTGGAACAATAATAGTACCGAGATATATGTAGGAGATGCAATTGGCAGGGTTTTCGTCATAGTGCTGTCCATATTCACGGTAAGTTTGTAACACGAAActgaacaaaattaaaaattttcatgttttaCTAAATAGTTTCAACGTAtagcttttaataataatttctttttttattattgttaatattaatcttttttattttcttacggTTAGGTCAACGGAATATTTCAAACTCCAGCGTGCATACTGAATCTGGATTCCAACGTCGTGCAACTGAACTTTCTGTCGCCCTTGCTACTAGTCTCGACGTTAACGCGTTGCTACGTTTGCGACACGGTGCGGGAGCAGTACAAACAAATAGGCAATAAACCGCGGAACGGTGAGTTTGGCGCGTGCTTTTATACTCATGAGAGCATCGCTTCGAACTCGCAGGGGGAAGAGAGGAATCACAATGACGCACGGGGCGCATTCAATTTGATCTCTGACAACGACAATAGTATCCTGGGCGAGAATCACTCGAAGATATTTTGCGCTCGCCCTGGTTCAAGGCTATGGGAGGTGTCCGCCGACGGAATCGTCGCGAAGACACATCAGTTCAAAGAGACTCTAGCGATTCCACCGACAGCAATATTTCGTAAAGAACCCAGTACCTTAAAATCATCTAGTCAGAAAGAGGAAACGGGACATCACAAATGGCTGCCGCAATCCGTTAACTTCTCGCACTTGTTCGTACTCGCACGcaagtatttattttcttacacGAGCAGCGGCCTGTACGTCATCGATCCCGCGAACGCGAGCGTGTTGCTGTGGAGTAACGAGTACACGAGCATCGGCATGACAGCGATTGTGGACGATCGGATTTACTTTATAACCTGTGATAGCGAGTTTCActgtttaacattattatcacTTGATAGTCTGATACTGCGACTGTATCGTCAGCGTTACGGCGAATGTCTGAACGCGTGTCTTGTTTATAAGTCGCAATTGTTGAAAGCCATCGATAGTAAGGAGATCGTCGAACTGCTTGATGAGGTGGAGAATCCGTCACCGTCGCCGCGTGACGAGAAAACGCTACTGCGACCGTTGATAACACTTTTGCAGGCCGACGATAATAATAGCAGACCGGCCAAACTAGATTCCGGAATTGTGATAGTGCACTCTGAGAACGACAGCTTCGTGGATAGAAAAACCTACGATTGTGAAACGACTGTATTCTCGTCACAATCTCCTGAGATCTCTAGCGACGATTCGTCCGGTGAGATACAAATAGAATCCGGAAAAGATCGAGACGAGAATCCTACGCGAGGCAACACTCTTGGAATGGCTTCAGAGGACACACTCAATTTGGATTACGATGGCGAAATGTCGGATACCAAAGATGATGGTCGTCGAAAGCTACCAGATTTTCAAGAAAACATTACGCACAAAGTGCAGTCCGATTTGCGCTCAATTTACGATCTGGCGAATAGCATCAAACCTACTATATTGGAGAAGGAGATCgagcaaattattttagagACGGACAAAAAGATGCGAACGGTCAAGGATTCCTATCGGGACTCGCCTGGGCTCCAGAATTTTATCTATGAGGTCACTCGCGCCGCGGAATTGCATTATTACAACGTGTTTCTGGCAAATGCTTCTGCACAGTTAATCGACTCTGCTAGTAACGACTACGTTGTGCGGCATTTTGCAACGGCCTTCATCGAGATCAATGCGCCAACTTACGACA of the Monomorium pharaonis isolate MP-MQ-018 chromosome 11, ASM1337386v2, whole genome shotgun sequence genome contains:
- the LOC105833266 gene encoding uncharacterized protein LOC105833266; this encodes MYPAAPDFPYVLSEHEEIDSILYKPINSTQRIKYTCFNASSSYIVLGSTSGSVYLFSREPCSFLQIIPLSEGVVSRIAISPDEKTVVLTTTRGSICLVSLKSTPQLISVLTDHMYKQITCVCWNNNSTEIYVGDAIGRVFVIVLSIFTVNGIFQTPACILNLDSNVVQLNFLSPLLLVSTLTRCYVCDTVREQYKQIGNKPRNGEFGACFYTHESIASNSQGEERNHNDARGAFNLISDNDNSILGENHSKIFCARPGSRLWEVSADGIVAKTHQFKETLAIPPTAIFRKEPSTLKSSSQKEETGHHKWLPQSVNFSHLFVLARKYLFSYTSSGLYVIDPANASVLLWSNEYTSIGMTAIVDDRIYFITCDSEFHCLTLLSLDSLILRLYRQRYGECLNACLVYKSQLLKAIDSKEIVELLDEVENPSPSPRDEKTLLRPLITLLQADDNNSRPAKLDSGIVIVHSENDSFVDRKTYDCETTVFSSQSPEISSDDSSGEIQIESGKDRDENPTRGNTLGMASEDTLNLDYDGEMSDTKDDGRRKLPDFQENITHKVQSDLRSIYDLANSIKPTILEKEIEQIILETDKKMRTVKDSYRDSPGLQNFIYEVTRAAELHYYNVFLANASAQLIDSASNDYVVRHFATAFIEINAPTYDRCGCSYPYPMDKTMEPKFLTIGESLIRRYADDLPMECSNICDKIPYMWRVYLPIRIERRDTLDDLLRQCLQTRDNIVLSFLLPALNEQQWSCVDACLSEIKDGTCLFCATPLTKKPDYDILIDWSGIAREIMRREGPDEAVAFLIKLESMMPDINLDRSIFQSIVFTKLLHREGLKKSIDFSKTNKLTSEFGTVCSPQVRDQLTKALEKDLRRPIDKSVFGIGAHHWGIRHQIKSLTCPGCTLSLQTPILLGDNGIAIFRCGHVYHVNCMIERKLSRCNLHQ